The following are encoded together in the Ictalurus punctatus breed USDA103 chromosome 1, Coco_2.0, whole genome shotgun sequence genome:
- the LOC108280026 gene encoding uncharacterized protein LOC108280026: MKGSVLIPCTKGLLLFVLLQTSLILYASAQNSTDSTNMTITPTMITLMNQTLNTTGVPSGDNINTTGTNNTNSAMVSCRVFSCNYSACYSTFTSTNDTTCSAPANFCELRRDRDATYSVTCTSTCLSACMNTSQNNCSINCCSNNCVNSTINTLLNSSIIMTTTTTSTTTTTTAKSSTVASTTMATNGKKCHKLTCNGDVCYQGNTNVALCTPGQNFCMLKKTLAVTVVTWTASCIEDCSKETVCTSSNSNCVLECCNATTTASCLKLNGQVNVLGSGTMAPCSHMPLVVFSFFFCLLMMGKSAD, translated from the exons ATGAAGGGATCTGTACTAATACCCTGTACTAAAG GCctccttctttttgttttattgcaaaCAAGTTTGATTTTGTATGCAAGTGCACAGAACAGCACAGATTCCACAAATATGACCATTACTCCCACTATGATCACACTGATGAATCAGACTTTAAATACTACAGGGGTTCCCTCAGGTGACAACATAAACACTACTG GTACAAATAACACAAACTCAGCAATG GTATCCTGTCGAGTTTTCTCTTGTAATTACTCAGCATGCTACAGTACATTCACAAGCACAAATGACACTACTTGCTCGGCTCCTGCAAATTTTTGCGAG CTGAGAAGAGACAGAGATGCGACATATTCAGTGACGTGCACGAGCACCTGCCTCAGTGCCTGTATGAACACCTCTCAGAACAACTGCTCCATTAATTGTTGCTCCAACAATTGTGTCAACTCCACTATCAACACCCTACTCAACTCTTCCATCATAA TGACTACTACAACAacctccaccaccactaccaccactgcTAAGAGCTCTACTGTTGCATCCACCACCATGGCAACCAAT GGCAAGAAGTGCCATAAGCTTACCTGTAATGGAGACGTCTGTTATCAAGGCAATACTAATGTTGCACTGTGTACTCCTGGCCAGAACTTCTGTatg CTGAAGAAAACTCTGGCAGTGACAGTGGTGACCTGGACAGCAAGCTGTATTGAGGACTGTAGCAAAGAGACAGTGTGCACCTCCAGCAATAGCAACTGTGTCCTAGAGTGTTGTAATGCTACCACCACAGCCTCCTGCCTCAAGCTGAATGGCCAAGTAAATGTTCTTGGCTCTGGCACTATGGCTCCATGCTCTCACATGCCACTTGTGGTGTTTTCATTCTTCTTCTGTTTGCTAATGATGGGCAAATCTGCAGATTAG